In a single window of the Centroberyx gerrardi isolate f3 chromosome 17, fCenGer3.hap1.cur.20231027, whole genome shotgun sequence genome:
- the dnaaf2 gene encoding protein kintoun: MEVGEQLKELNMTADEIDRLTKAFRDEKFRKMLFDYTTELSDPENKEKYEEEIRLLEQERGNSIDFIHPEPFRALRTSLNGKQKCFINICANEKVGKPEFNWGTSEGGRRGQYWSLPHTLHPGRQDRDPKGNKIMIYDVIFHPDTLHMASRNQRFMDMVDNIAIKGIQDGFNVTLDKNNVREMTIKYKGTPQPSVIKKPIPGYKAKEPAAQPDPLAFPYPDEKRPTTATTTQKITDNGDAKPMTFQIQPQKPKEPTVPTYTLKYRSFIDLQDFRCSRDSAQSPRPKEIVVTVDMPLLKSASDTSLEVNGKNLLLESKKPAYRLELPLAYPVDEDKGEAKFNKQKRQLTITLPVLPSKETFDFAVGPAQTEKWKEQKREGEKSEEEEESGVEKEKRKEQKRKGQTGEEGEESGVEEEKEQEQKREGPESEEGKESGVEADPSFLNQISSEKSQTTAAVSTTPAMSPVPNLDNNLSKDCSISQGTAEIRDVPAPNKAETSNSCKKSVRFSEELALGSAKGVEGEVIDEDDLTTEQTFPDQDTKPPPALLREIDEDRNEVVISDHSTSAGFIFQNSLLFELD, translated from the exons ATGGAGGTCGGAGAACAGCTGAAGGAGTTAAACATGACAGCGGATGAAATCGACAGATTGACAAAGGCTTTCAGAGATGAGAAGTTCAGGAAAATGCTGTTCGATTACACCACAGAATTATCAGACCCAGAGAATAAGGAAAAGTATGAAGAGGAGATAAGACTGTTGGAGCAGGAGAGGGGAAACAGCATTGATTTCATCCACCCGGAACCCTTTAGAGCTCTCAGGACGAGTTTGAATGGCAAGCAAAAGTGCTTCATCAACATCTGTGCCAACGAAAAAGTTGGTAAGCCTGAATTTAATTGGGGAACATCAGAGGGTGGCAGGAGGGGGCAGTATTGGTCTCTGCCTCACACTCTGCACCCTGGGAGACAAGACAGAGACCCAAAAGGAAACAAGATCATGATCTATGATGtgattttccaccctgacactCTTCACATGGCAAGCAGAAACCAGAGATTCATGGATATGGTGGACAACATAGCCATTAAGGGAATCCAGGATGGTTTCAATGTGACTCTGGACAAAAACAACGTGAGAGAGATGACCATCAAGTATAAAGGGACTCCGCAGCCTTCTGTGATCAAAAAGCCAATCCCTGGATACAAAGCCAAGGAGCCTGCGGCACAGCCCGACCCTCTTGCCTTCCCGTACCCGGATGAAAAAAGACCTACCACGGCCACAACAACTCAGAAAATAACAGACAACGGTGACGCCAAACCCATGACCTTCCAGATCCAACCACAGAAACCCAAAGAGCCGACGGTGCCAACCTACACGCTGAAATACCGATCTTTCATCGACCTGCAGGACTTCAGATGCTCCAGAGACTCGGCCCAGAGCCCCAGGCCCAAAGAGATCGTGGTCACTGTCGACATGCCGCTCCTGAAGTCGGCCTCGGACACCAGCCTAGAAGTAAATGGAAAAAACCTGCTGCTGGAGTCTAAGAAACCAGCCTACAGACTGGAGCTGCCCTTAGCGTATCCTGTGGATGAGGATAAAGGAGAGGCCAAGTTcaacaaacagaaaagacagCTGACCATCACACTGCCTGTTCTTCCCTCTAAAGAGACTTTTGATTTTGCTGTAGGGCCCGCGCAAACT gagaaatggaaggagcagaagagggaaggagagaaaagtgaagaggaggaggaaagtggagtggagaaggagaaaaggaaggagcaGAAGAGAAAAGGCCAGacaggggaagagggggaagaaagtggagtggaggaggagaaagaacagGAGCAAAAGAGGGAAGGCCCGGAAAGtgaagaggggaaggaaagtgga GTGGAAGCAGACCCCTCATTTCTGAATCAAATATCCAGCGAGAAATCCCAAACTACCGCTGCAGTGTCCACCACACCTGCCATGTCACCCGTTCCAAACCTGGACAACAACCTAAGTAAAGACTGCAGCATTTCCCAGGGGACTGCAGAGATCAGAGACGTGCCCGCGCCAAATAAAGCTGAGACGTCAAATTCATGCAAGAAGAGCGTCCGCTTCTCTGAGGAACTTGCCCTGGGCTCAGCGAAGGGTGTGGAGGGAGAGGTTATCGATGAAGACGACTTGACGACAGAGCAGACCTTCCCAGACCAGGATACCAAGCCGCCGCCAGCCTTGTTGAGGGAAATCGATGAGGACAGAAATGAGGTAGTTATCAGTGATCATTCCACATCCGCTGGGTTCATCTTCCAAAACTCCCTGCTGTTTGAACTGGACTGA
- the lrr1 gene encoding leucine-rich repeat protein 1, translating to MKLQCDVEVVNRMLPTFGMKNRGKGTRAVLSIGKHLDKTTQRSNIYMMICTAKDRAGSKYKLKDNIEKFFTWFVEEGKATVRLKEPAVDICLSKADANSLKNFLSAARLADRGSDASSLPLSTLTPVRARDVEKPKKKLTIVSKKDYPLTSNFPYSLEQLQVSYCKLSRVDMRMLSLKALRKLDLSNNHIKKLPATIGDLGCLAELVLHNNHLESFSEALCLSTLQRTLQHLDLSQNRLQGLPSQFCQLRELVNLKLDDNKLVCLPFHIGRLSKLRFLSAAHNQLALLPSDFRKLSLENLDLFGNPFTQPNPLDHTIHLTFPLPLQEIASRAVANLRIPYGPHLIPAHLCRDLEVAKTCDCGRICVNFFIKTAVSMNLHQVSHTVVLVDDMGGTDAPVQHHFCSLSCYSEFLDSCLQRGIR from the exons ATGAAGCTGCAGTGTGATGTCGAGGTTGTGAATCGGATGCTTCCCACATTTGGTATGAAAAATCGGGGAAAGGGGACGAGAGCAGTGCTTTCCATCGGGAAACATTTAGACAAGACCACTCAACGCAGCAATATCTACATGATGATCTGCACGGCGAAAGACAGGGCGGGATCAAAGTATAAG TTGAAAGACAACATAGAGAAGTTCTTCACATGGTTCGTGGAGGAGGGCAAGGCCACTGTGAGATTAAAGGAACCTGCTGTTGACATATGCTTGAGCAAG GCTGATGCAAATAGCTTGAAGAACTTCCTCTCAGCCGCTCGGTTGGCAGATAGAGGAAGCGACGCAAGcagccttcctctctccacGCTCACTCCCGTTCGCGCCAGGGACGTCGAAAAACCCAAGAAGAAACTCACCATCGTCTCCAAGAAGGACTACCCGCTCACCTCCAACTTCCCCTACTctctggagcagctccaggtgtCCTACTGCAAGCTGTCGCGTGTGGACATGCGCATGCTGTCCCTTAAAG ctCTCCGCAAGCTGGACCTCAGTAACAACCACATCAAGAAGCTCCCTGCCACCATCGGTGACCTCGGCTGCCTGGCTGAGCTCGTCCTCCACAACAACCACCTGGAGAGCTTCAGCGAGGCGCTCTGCCTGTCCACGCTGCAGCGGACCCTCCAGCACCTGGACCTCAGCCAGAACCGACTGCAGGGCCTCCCCTCTCAGTTCTGCCAGCTCCGAGAACTGGTCAACCTCAAACTGGACGACAACAAGCTCGTCTGCCTGCCGTTCCACATCGGCCGCCTGTCAAAGTTGAGGTTCCTGTCGGCGGCGCACAACCAGCTGGCTCTGCTGCCCAGTGACTTCCGTAAGCTGAGTCTGGAGAACTTGGACCTGTTTGGGAACCCGTTCACCCAGCCCAACCCTCTGGACCACACAATTCACCTCACATTCCCCCTTCCACTTCAGGAGATAGCTTCCAGGGCTGTGGCCAACCTCAG GATACCTTACGGACCTCACCTCATCCCTGCCCACTTGTGTCGGGACCTTGAAGTAGCGAAGACCTGTGACTGCGGCCGCATATGCGTCAACTTCTTCATCAAGACGGCGGTGAGCATGAACCTGCACCAGGTCTCTCACACGGTGGTCCTGGTGGACGACATGGGAGGCACGGACGCTCCGGTGCAGCACCACTtctgctccctctcctgctACTCCGAGTTCTTAGACAGCTGCCTCCAGAGGGGCATCAGATGA
- the LOC139927968 gene encoding transmembrane protein 151B, translating to MLSSDLETETTAEDTAASTPNDAEAEEEDSPAGIDVLEEQRPVKQSLGACVCRESHWRCLLLSLLMYSCLGAVAWCQLTRVTKISFNSALTSSFTASISSSLRGASGMGAGGHHSMIYHDSPCSDGYIYIPLAFLLMLYVVYMVECWHCRARSDLQCKADVDSVYERVLRMRQARPCVWWKAISYHFVRRTRQVTRYRNGDAYTTTQVYHERVNTHVAEGEFDYSRCGMKDVSCDLRGLEGHPATRLRFTKCFSFAGAGPENAYLNQRARFFSEIEGLDDYMEAREGMQLKNVDFKEHLIAYVDPDRMPWYTSQVAFWLAALLMLSWPLRVLTEYRTSYVHYRIEKLFGLEYSHSSPSPLDEDRPVRNNGGCGIPRVDTLDSTELEWHIRSNRQLIPSYSEAMLMNLGTADSNSIRDTDDTSSSNRFLLDSSQPAQSYGALLAPEDCEQCCELQGGGAEGSGGRRRTVTSSSCSSIFSCRGALFHSRLSLDTSRFSLCRMYGSHRTVGLWRSRSSNLTDRCCVDEQRCRSDSSQLALNESPPTYRDARFFPVLIVHRPEGCGSEDGREVRRYYIRRGSSCLETSL from the exons ATGCTGTCTTCCGATCTAGAAACTGAGACCACTGCGGAAGACACGGCGGCCAGCACTCCCAATGAtgctgaggcagaggaggaggactcACCGGCTGGCATTGATGTCCTGGAAGAG cagcgTCCGGTGAAGCAGTCcctgggtgcgtgtgtgtgccgtgAGTCCCACTGGCGCTGCCTGCTGCTCTCCCTGCTCATGTACAGCTGCCTGGGTGCCGTGGCCTGGTGTCAGCTCACCCGCGTCACCAAGATCAGCTTCAACTCCgccctcacctcctccttcacGGCCTCCATCAGCTCGTCTCTCCGCGGGGCGTCCGGGATGGGAGCGGGAGGACACCACTCCATGATCTACCACGACAGCCCCTGCTCCGACGGCTACATCTACATCCCCCTGGCCTTCCTGCTCATGCTGTACGTGGTCTACATGGTGGAGTGCTGGCACTGCCGGGCCCGCAGTGACCTGCAGTGTAAAGCGGACGTGGACAGCGTGTATGAGCGCGTGCTGCGGATGCGGCAGGCCCGGCCTTGCGTTTGGTGGAAGGCCATCAGCTACCATTTTGTTCGCCGGACGCGGCAGGTCACCAGGTACCGCAACGGGGACGCCTACACCACCACGCAGGTGTACCACGAGAGGGTCAACACGCACGTGGCCGAGGGCGAGTTCGACTACAGCCGCTGCGGGATGAAAGATGTGTCGTGTGACCTCAGAGGCCTGGAGGGACACCCGGCGACCCGTCTGCGCTTCACCAAGTGTTTCAGCTTTGCCGGGGCGGGTCCTGAGAACGCGTACCTCAACCAGCGAGCCAGGTTCTTCTCTGAGATCGAGGGGTTGGATGATTACATGGAGGCCAGGGAGGGGATGCAGCTGAAGAACGTGGACTTCAAAGAACACCTGATAGCCTATGTAGACCCAGACCGGATGCCTTGGTACACTTCCCAGGTCGCCTTCTGGCTGGCGGCTCTCCTCATGCTGTCCTGGCCGCTGAGGGTGCTGACAGAGTATCGCACTTCATATGTTCACTACCGCATAGAGAAGCTGTTTGGGCTGGAGTACAGCCACAGCAGCCCCTCCCCCCTGGATGAAGACAGGCCCGTAAGGAATAATGGTGGTTGTGGTATTCCAAGGGTAGACACACTGGACAGCACTGAACTGGAGTGGCACATCCGCTCTAACCGCCAGCTGATTCCCAGCTACTCAGAGGCCATGCTGATGAACCTGGGCACAGCAGACTCTAACTCGATACGAGACACTGACGACACCTCTTCCTCGAACCGTTTCCTTCTGGACAGCAGCCAGCCTGCCCAGAGTTACGGAGCTCTCCTGGCCCCGGAGGACTGCGAGCAGTGCTGCGAGCTGCAGGGCGGAGGGGCAGAGGGGtcagggggaaggaggaggaccGTCACCAGCTCCAGCTGCTCCTCTATCTTCTCCTGCCGCGGAGCGCTGTTCCACTCCCGCCTCTCCCTGGACACGTCTCGGTTCTCCCTCTGCCGTATGTACGGCTCCCATCGCACCGTGGGCCTGTGGCGGAGCCGCAGCAGCAACCTGACGGACCGCTGCTGCGTGGACGAGCAGCGCTGCCGGTCCGACTCCAGCCAGCTGGCGCTCAACGAGAGCCCGCCCACTTACCGGGACGCCCGGTTCTTCCCCGTGCTCATCGTGCATCGGCCCGAGGGCTGTGGCAGCGAGGACGGGAGGGAGGTGCGTCGTTACTACATACGCAGAGGGTCCTCCTGTCTGGAGACCTCTCTgtga